The sequence TGAGGATACGTGCAAATTCCGATGCCCCCAACGAGGAAAGCTCAACTCGAATGGGAAACCGGCCTTGCAATTCCGGAATCAGATCCGAGGGTTTGGACACATGGAAAGCACCAGAGGCGATAAACAGAATATGATCTGTTTTCACAGTGCCGTATTTGGTGGGCACGGAACTGCCTTCCACAATGGGCAACAAATCCCTTTGCACCCCTTCTTTAGACACTTCCGGTCCATGGCTCTTGTCTTTACCCGCAATTTTATCGATTTCGTCAACGAAAATGATGCCGGACTGCTCTACCATGGTAATAGCATCGTTTTTCACCTCTTCCATATCCACCAGATGGGCCGCCTCTTCCTGGGCAATCAGTGCCAAGGCCTCTTTGACCTTCACATTGCGACTCTTGGTATTTTTAGGCATGAAGTTGCCAAGCATATCCTTCATGTTGATGCCCATCTCCTCCATGCCGGCATTGGAGAAAATTTCCACCATGGGCATATTTTTCTCCTGGACATCAATATCTATTTTACGGTCGTCAAGCTTACCGTCATCAAGCATTTTACCTAGCTTTTTCCGGGTATGCTCCGAAGTATTATCATCAGGCTTTTGCGATGTCTCTCCACCTGTATCAAACCCAAATTCCGGGTTGCTTTTTTGGGAAGGTAAAAGAATATCAAGCACCCGCTCCCGAGCGATTTTGAGTGCCTTTTCCTGAACCGCCTCCTGCTGACGTCCTTTAAGCATGTTAACGGTAAGCTCCACCAAATCCCGAATCATGGACTCCACATCCCGGCCCACATAGCCCACCTCTGTAAATTTGGAGGCCTCCACCTTATAAAAAGGGGAATCCGTCAAATTAGCAAGGCGGCGGGCAATCTCGGTTTTGCCTACCCCTGTAGGCCCGATGAGGATGATATTTTTAGGCGCTATTTCATCCTGGAGATCCGGTTCCAGCTGCCGTCGTCGCCATCGGTTTCTTAACGCCACAGCCACTGATTTTTTGGCGTCGTTCTGGCCGATAATATATTTATCCAGTTCAGTTACAATTTGATGGGGTTTTAGGTCCTTCATTTAATTATTCCCAATGGTTTCAATGGTTACATGGTGATTGGTGTATATGCAAATATCACCTGCAATTTTCATGGCTTTTTCCACAATCTGCACCGGTTCAAGATCCGTATTTTCAATCAGGGCAGTTGCCGCCGCCTGGGCAGCAGTGCTGCCGGACCCAATACTTATGACACCTTCATCGGGCTCAATAACATCCCCGTTACCTGACAGAAGATACAGGTTTTCTTTATCGGCTGCAATCATCATAGCCTCAAGTCGGCGAAGATATTTATCCGTACGCCACTCCCGGGCAAGTTCCACACAGGCCCGGGTTAAGCTGCCGCTGAACTGGTCCAGTTTTTCCTCAAGCTTTTCTGCCAGGGTCAGGGCATCTGCCGTGGCCCCTGCAAATCCGGTAATAATCTGGTTGTTATAAATTCGCCTGACCTTGCGTGCTTTGTGTTTTGTTACAACATGCCCTAACGTCACCTGTCCATCACCTGCAACCACTACCATGTCCCGGGTTCTGATGGCAAGAATTGTGGTGCCGTGAAATTGTTGATTATCCATATAATATCCATTTCTCCTGATTCTGTTCGCCGTCAAATAAAGCAAACAGTCTGGTTTTTTAATTTTATAAAATGTTTAGCGTCGGGGATGGGCTTTATCGTACACTGCCATCAGGCGATCCATGCTCACATGGGTATACACCTGGGTGGTGGACAGGCTGGCATGGCCGAGAATTTCCTGAATCCCCCGAAGATCGGCACCGGCATCCAGCATATGAGTCGCAAACGTATGCCGCAGGGTGTGGGGGGATATTTTTAAGCCTAAACCGCATTCCATAACCACCTTATCAAGAATGCGACGGATTGAGCGCCTGCCGAGACGTTCAAAATTTTTATTCAAAAATACGGCTGAAAAATCTTGCTTAAGATCAGCCCGATAAACTTGAACAGCATCAAGGGCCCGTCTGCCCACGGGCATGATACGAGATTTGTTTCCCTTACCCAGAACCCGGATCAGCCCGGCATGAAAGTCAATATCTCGCATGTTGAGCATATGAAGCTCGCCGATGCGCATACCTGTGGAATAAAAGGTTTCAAACATGGCAAGATTGCGTTTGTCCATCCAGGTATCACATGTCATGGTGTCCAACAACCTGAAGATATCATCAATACCCATGGCTTTGGGAAGGGTTTTCTCAAGTTTTGGAAAGGGGATGGTATCCGCCGGATTCAACCCAATCACCCCGGACCGGACCAGGTAATCAAAAAACGATTTTAAGGCGGACAAACGCCTTGAAAGGGTTTTTTTACTTTTTTTCAAGGCGGTCTGGGCGGCAAGATACCTGCGCACGATCATCTTGTCCACCTGCTGCACCCTCTTTGCAAAGGCCTGTTGCCAGTTTTCATCTTCGCATTTACAGGTTTCCAGATAAAAAAGGATAAAGCTTTTTATATCCGTAAAATAGGCCCGAAGCGTATGGGCGGAATACCCTTTTTCAGCCTCCAGGGTCATCAGAT is a genomic window of uncultured Desulfobacter sp. containing:
- the hslV gene encoding ATP-dependent protease subunit HslV, which produces MDNQQFHGTTILAIRTRDMVVVAGDGQVTLGHVVTKHKARKVRRIYNNQIITGFAGATADALTLAEKLEEKLDQFSGSLTRACVELAREWRTDKYLRRLEAMMIAADKENLYLLSGNGDVIEPDEGVISIGSGSTAAQAAATALIENTDLEPVQIVEKAMKIAGDICIYTNHHVTIETIGNN
- a CDS encoding tyrosine recombinase XerC produces the protein MILDDYLMTLEAEKGYSAHTLRAYFTDIKSFILFYLETCKCEDENWQQAFAKRVQQVDKMIVRRYLAAQTALKKSKKTLSRRLSALKSFFDYLVRSGVIGLNPADTIPFPKLEKTLPKAMGIDDIFRLLDTMTCDTWMDKRNLAMFETFYSTGMRIGELHMLNMRDIDFHAGLIRVLGKGNKSRIMPVGRRALDAVQVYRADLKQDFSAVFLNKNFERLGRRSIRRILDKVVMECGLGLKISPHTLRHTFATHMLDAGADLRGIQEILGHASLSTTQVYTHVSMDRLMAVYDKAHPRR
- the hslU gene encoding ATP-dependent protease ATPase subunit HslU, whose protein sequence is MKDLKPHQIVTELDKYIIGQNDAKKSVAVALRNRWRRRQLEPDLQDEIAPKNIILIGPTGVGKTEIARRLANLTDSPFYKVEASKFTEVGYVGRDVESMIRDLVELTVNMLKGRQQEAVQEKALKIARERVLDILLPSQKSNPEFGFDTGGETSQKPDDNTSEHTRKKLGKMLDDGKLDDRKIDIDVQEKNMPMVEIFSNAGMEEMGINMKDMLGNFMPKNTKSRNVKVKEALALIAQEEAAHLVDMEEVKNDAITMVEQSGIIFVDEIDKIAGKDKSHGPEVSKEGVQRDLLPIVEGSSVPTKYGTVKTDHILFIASGAFHVSKPSDLIPELQGRFPIRVELSSLGASEFARILTEPKNALVLQYIALLRTEGVQLSFTQEAVDRIAQIAVEVNSSMENIGARRLHTLMERLLEEILFDAPDVAETMITIDADFVEKQLADIARNQDLSRYIL